The following proteins are encoded in a genomic region of Vigna radiata var. radiata cultivar VC1973A unplaced genomic scaffold, Vradiata_ver6 scaffold_51, whole genome shotgun sequence:
- the LOC106780713 gene encoding mitogen-activated protein kinase kinase kinase 3 has product MPTWWGKKSSKSKDQEDHHPHGGGGTSVLHFNFIKPKTRPNKSFDEAVHVRNSPRATRDLAPSAADSDEKRGLPLPRPSVSSTQSFSVDQGLVFGSASVSGSSVSSSGSYEDHPSYHAQITGARGQGDVKFHVRSKSPGPGSRGPTSPTSPLHPKLPILSLDSPTGRQEDGRGECHPLPLPPGSPTSPSSSLSSARANGVAEHTTGNLSKWKKGKLLGRGTFGHVYLGFNSNSGQLCAIKEVRVVCDDQTSKECLKQLNQEINLLSQLSHSNIVQYYGSDLGEETLSVYLEYVSGGSIHKLLQEYGAFKEPVIQNYTRQIVSGLCYLHGRNTVHRDIKGANILVDPNGEIKLADFGMAKHINSSSSMLSFKGSPYWMAPEVVMNTNGYSLPVDIWSLGCTILEMATSKPPWNQYEGVAAIFKIGNSRDMPEIPDHLSSDAKNFIQLCLQRDPSARPTAQQLLEHPFILDQPATKATNVRITRDAFPYMFDGSRTPPPVLDHSNRTSINSLDGEYGTKPVPVTSRAVRSPRDNTRVITSLPVSPCSSPLRQYGPAHKSCFLSPPHPTYTLMGQNTLPSYPVRSNATFTLDPFHEKSFYKAHTPGGSPRRFI; this is encoded by the exons ATGCCCACTTGGTGGGGTAAAAAGTCCAGCAAGAGCAAGGACCAAGAGGACCACCACCCGCATGGCGGCGGCGGTACCAGCGTTCTTCACTTCAACTTCATCAAGCCCAAGACGAGGCCCAACAAGAGCTTCGACGAAGCTGTCCATGTCCGCAATTCCCCACGCGCCACCCGCGATTTAGCTCCCTCCGCCGCCGACTCCGATGAGAAGCGGGGGCTTCCCTTGCCTCGCCCCTCCGTCTCCTCCACGCAAAGCTTCAGCGTCGACCAGGGCCTCGTCTTCGGATCTGCCTCCGTTTCAGGCTCTAGCGTCAGCTCCAGTGGCTCCTACGAGGATCATCCCTCATATCACGCTCAGATTACTGGTGCTAG AGGGCAAGGTGATGTGAAGTTCCATGTGAGGTCTAAAAGCCCAGGTCCTGGGTCAAGAGGGCCCACCAGCCCAACATCACCACTTCATCCGAAGTTGCCTATTTTGAGCCTTGACTCTCCTACAGGCAGGCAAGAAGACGGAAGGGGTGAATGCCATCCGTTGCCTCTTCCACCGGGCTCTCCTACTAGtccttcctcttctctttccaGCGCTAGAGCAAATGGGGTGGCAGAACACACTACCGGTAACCTTTCAAAGTGGAAGAAGGGAAAGCTTCTAGGACGGGGAACATTTGGGCATGTTTACCTGGGATTCAATAG TAATAGTGGACAATTGTGTGCAATAAAGGAAGTCAGGGTTGTCTGCGATGACCAAACGTCAAAAGAGTGCCTCAAACAACTTAATCAg GAGATCAATTTGCTCAGTCAGCTTTCACATTCAAACATTGTTCAATACTATGGGAGTGATTTG GGAGAAGAAACACTCTCCGTTTATTTGGAATATGTCTCTGGTGGTTCTATTCACAAATTACTTCAGGAATATGGGGCCTTCAAAGAGCCTGTTATTCAAAATTATACCAGGCAAATTGTCTCTGGTCTTTGCTATCTTCATGGGAGAAATACAGTGCATAG GGATATCAAGGGGGCTAACATACTAGTTGATCCTAATGGTGAAATCAAGCTGGCAGACTTTGGAATGGCCAAACAT ATAAATTCCTCTTCCTCCATGCTTTCTTTCAAAGGGAGTCCATACTGGATGGCACCTGAg GTTGTAATGAATACAAATGGCTATAGCCTTCCTGTTGATATATGGAGCTTGGGATGCACAATTCTTGAAATGGCAACATCAAAGCCTCCCTGGAATCAATATGAAGGG GTAGCGGCAATATTTAAAATCGGTAACAGTAGAGATATGCCTGAAATCCCTGATCATCTCTCAAGCGATGCAAAGAATTTCATTCAGCTATGCTTACAAAGAGATCCATCAGCCCGTCCCACAGCCCAGCAGTTACTAGAGCATCCCTTTATTCTAGATCAACCAGCAACAAAAGCTACAAATGTCAGAATAACTAGGGATGCTTTCCCCTACATGTTTGATGGAAGTCGGACACCGCCG CCAGTTTTAGATCATTCCAATAGAACGAGTATAAATTCATTGGATGGAGAATATGGAACAAAGCCAGTTCCTGTTACTTCACGTGCAGTAAGGAGCCCAAG AGATAACACAAGGGTGATCACATCTTTACCAGTATCGCCCTGCTCAAGTCCATTGAGACAGTATGGACCAGCCCACAAGAGCTGTTTTCTTTCTCCTCCTCATCCAACTTACACTTTGATGGGGCAAAATACCCTCCCGTCATATCCAGTGAgatcaaatgcaacattcacTCTTGATCCTTTTCATGAAAAATCTTTTTACAAAGCCCACACACCGGGTGGATCCCCTAGAAGATTCATTTGA